From a single Anoplolepis gracilipes chromosome 3, ASM4749672v1, whole genome shotgun sequence genomic region:
- the Kay gene encoding transcription factor kayak isoform X1, with protein MMTQRVPSDGYYDNVVEDHSYTMFSMYPPATTVPDHWQLMKEENAMLVSLDGLHSGVPTRTTPTLTPTTLRSIEQTFLELTSESATTHGREAGFVPPLVEPSQPTPAQTQNTTAAHLPAPTTTTLIESQQQTQPQQQQPVKRNMGGRRPTRTIGMTPEEEERRQIRRERNKMAAARCRKRRMDHTNALLEETEGLEQKKQNLQDEIEHLNQVKEELEYILETHRAVCRHSLRSSSPLDVKPVIKPNHPAENHFVTEPVKSDATVAAATRPNRPNSLPVGLDNNNRLNSLTMFAEPKERPDTLAFKTVETPSFMKPSMDVAGMPITTPTSGIPFNFESLMEGGTGLTPVSTPLIPSCSTQQRNNLSAVDLSSPDANPPKLVSL; from the exons ATGATGACGCAACGAGTGCCCAGCGACGGCTATTACGACAATGTCGTTGAGGATCACAGCTACACGATGTTTTCCATGTATCCGCCAGCCACGACTGTCCCGGACCACTGGCAGCTCATGAAGGAGGAGAATGCCATG TTGGTATCTTTGGACGGATTGCATAGCGGTGTACCGACCAGAACGACACCGACGTTGACGCCGACCACTCTCCGCAGCATCGAGCAGACGTTCCTGGAGCTGACGAGCGAGTCGGCGACGACGCACGGTCGCGAGGCCGGGTTCGTGCCACCGCTGGTCGAACCGTCACAACCGACCCCAGCACAGACGCAAAACACGACGGCGGCGCATCTCCCAGCACCGACGACAACCACTCTTATCGAGAGCCAGCAGCAAACGCAGCCGCAACAACAACAGCCAGTTAAACGCAATATGGGCGGTAGAAGGCCCACCAGAACAATCGGGATGACCCCCGAGGAGGAAGAGAGGCGACAGATCCGGCGCGAAAGGAACAAGATGGCAGCGGCGAGATGTCGCAAGCGAAGAATGGATCATACCAATGCCCTACTCGAA GAGACTGAGGGCTTGGAGCAGAAGAAACAGAACTTGCAAGATGAGATAGAACACTTGAATCAAGTCAAAGAAGAATTGGAATACATTTTAGAAACGCACAGAGCTGTCTGCCGCCATTCGCTGCGCTCTTCGTCCCCGCTAGACGTGAAACCCGTGATAAAGCCTAATCATCCGGCTGAGAATCACTTCGTCACCGAGCCCGTGAAGAGCGATGCGACAGTGGCCGCAGCGACGAGACCGAACAGACCTAATTCACTGCCGGTCGGGTTGGATAATAACAACAGACTAAATTCTTTGACGATGTTTGCCGAACCTAAGGAGAGACCGGATACGCTTGCTTTTAAAACGGTGGAAACACCGTCCTTTATGAAGCCGTCAATGGATGTGGCTGGTATGCCGATCACTACTCCGACCAGCGGTATACCATTTAACTTTGAATCCCTGATGGAGGGTGGCACCGGTCTCACACCGGTTTCGACGCCTCTGATACCATCGTGCTCGACGCAACAGAGGAACAATCTGTCAGCCGTGGATCTCAGCTCCCCGGATGCGAATCCACCAAAACTCGTGAGCTTGTGA
- the Kay gene encoding transcription factor kayak isoform X2 — MKLDVSDVLYDSSSVSSDSGTSQSSRVSHDFLSSIANAAVLPNNLVSLDGLHSGVPTRTTPTLTPTTLRSIEQTFLELTSESATTHGREAGFVPPLVEPSQPTPAQTQNTTAAHLPAPTTTTLIESQQQTQPQQQQPVKRNMGGRRPTRTIGMTPEEEERRQIRRERNKMAAARCRKRRMDHTNALLEETEGLEQKKQNLQDEIEHLNQVKEELEYILETHRAVCRHSLRSSSPLDVKPVIKPNHPAENHFVTEPVKSDATVAAATRPNRPNSLPVGLDNNNRLNSLTMFAEPKERPDTLAFKTVETPSFMKPSMDVAGMPITTPTSGIPFNFESLMEGGTGLTPVSTPLIPSCSTQQRNNLSAVDLSSPDANPPKLVSL, encoded by the exons ATGAAGTTGGACGTCTCCGACGTGCTGTATGACAGCTCCAGCGTGTCCAGCGATAGCGGGACCTCGCAGAGTTCCCGCGTCAGCCATGATTTTCTCTCCAGCATCGCAAATGCGGCCGTGCTGCCCAATAAC TTGGTATCTTTGGACGGATTGCATAGCGGTGTACCGACCAGAACGACACCGACGTTGACGCCGACCACTCTCCGCAGCATCGAGCAGACGTTCCTGGAGCTGACGAGCGAGTCGGCGACGACGCACGGTCGCGAGGCCGGGTTCGTGCCACCGCTGGTCGAACCGTCACAACCGACCCCAGCACAGACGCAAAACACGACGGCGGCGCATCTCCCAGCACCGACGACAACCACTCTTATCGAGAGCCAGCAGCAAACGCAGCCGCAACAACAACAGCCAGTTAAACGCAATATGGGCGGTAGAAGGCCCACCAGAACAATCGGGATGACCCCCGAGGAGGAAGAGAGGCGACAGATCCGGCGCGAAAGGAACAAGATGGCAGCGGCGAGATGTCGCAAGCGAAGAATGGATCATACCAATGCCCTACTCGAA GAGACTGAGGGCTTGGAGCAGAAGAAACAGAACTTGCAAGATGAGATAGAACACTTGAATCAAGTCAAAGAAGAATTGGAATACATTTTAGAAACGCACAGAGCTGTCTGCCGCCATTCGCTGCGCTCTTCGTCCCCGCTAGACGTGAAACCCGTGATAAAGCCTAATCATCCGGCTGAGAATCACTTCGTCACCGAGCCCGTGAAGAGCGATGCGACAGTGGCCGCAGCGACGAGACCGAACAGACCTAATTCACTGCCGGTCGGGTTGGATAATAACAACAGACTAAATTCTTTGACGATGTTTGCCGAACCTAAGGAGAGACCGGATACGCTTGCTTTTAAAACGGTGGAAACACCGTCCTTTATGAAGCCGTCAATGGATGTGGCTGGTATGCCGATCACTACTCCGACCAGCGGTATACCATTTAACTTTGAATCCCTGATGGAGGGTGGCACCGGTCTCACACCGGTTTCGACGCCTCTGATACCATCGTGCTCGACGCAACAGAGGAACAATCTGTCAGCCGTGGATCTCAGCTCCCCGGATGCGAATCCACCAAAACTCGTGAGCTTGTGA
- the Kay gene encoding transcription factor kayak isoform X3, with protein MAATAMDPVDIANILAQELFYQQLVSLDGLHSGVPTRTTPTLTPTTLRSIEQTFLELTSESATTHGREAGFVPPLVEPSQPTPAQTQNTTAAHLPAPTTTTLIESQQQTQPQQQQPVKRNMGGRRPTRTIGMTPEEEERRQIRRERNKMAAARCRKRRMDHTNALLEETEGLEQKKQNLQDEIEHLNQVKEELEYILETHRAVCRHSLRSSSPLDVKPVIKPNHPAENHFVTEPVKSDATVAAATRPNRPNSLPVGLDNNNRLNSLTMFAEPKERPDTLAFKTVETPSFMKPSMDVAGMPITTPTSGIPFNFESLMEGGTGLTPVSTPLIPSCSTQQRNNLSAVDLSSPDANPPKLVSL; from the exons ATGGCAGCCACTGCCATGGACCCAGTCGACATTGCGAATATTCTCGCGCAAGAACTGTTTTATCAGCAG TTGGTATCTTTGGACGGATTGCATAGCGGTGTACCGACCAGAACGACACCGACGTTGACGCCGACCACTCTCCGCAGCATCGAGCAGACGTTCCTGGAGCTGACGAGCGAGTCGGCGACGACGCACGGTCGCGAGGCCGGGTTCGTGCCACCGCTGGTCGAACCGTCACAACCGACCCCAGCACAGACGCAAAACACGACGGCGGCGCATCTCCCAGCACCGACGACAACCACTCTTATCGAGAGCCAGCAGCAAACGCAGCCGCAACAACAACAGCCAGTTAAACGCAATATGGGCGGTAGAAGGCCCACCAGAACAATCGGGATGACCCCCGAGGAGGAAGAGAGGCGACAGATCCGGCGCGAAAGGAACAAGATGGCAGCGGCGAGATGTCGCAAGCGAAGAATGGATCATACCAATGCCCTACTCGAA GAGACTGAGGGCTTGGAGCAGAAGAAACAGAACTTGCAAGATGAGATAGAACACTTGAATCAAGTCAAAGAAGAATTGGAATACATTTTAGAAACGCACAGAGCTGTCTGCCGCCATTCGCTGCGCTCTTCGTCCCCGCTAGACGTGAAACCCGTGATAAAGCCTAATCATCCGGCTGAGAATCACTTCGTCACCGAGCCCGTGAAGAGCGATGCGACAGTGGCCGCAGCGACGAGACCGAACAGACCTAATTCACTGCCGGTCGGGTTGGATAATAACAACAGACTAAATTCTTTGACGATGTTTGCCGAACCTAAGGAGAGACCGGATACGCTTGCTTTTAAAACGGTGGAAACACCGTCCTTTATGAAGCCGTCAATGGATGTGGCTGGTATGCCGATCACTACTCCGACCAGCGGTATACCATTTAACTTTGAATCCCTGATGGAGGGTGGCACCGGTCTCACACCGGTTTCGACGCCTCTGATACCATCGTGCTCGACGCAACAGAGGAACAATCTGTCAGCCGTGGATCTCAGCTCCCCGGATGCGAATCCACCAAAACTCGTGAGCTTGTGA